Proteins encoded within one genomic window of Arachis ipaensis cultivar K30076 chromosome B08, Araip1.1, whole genome shotgun sequence:
- the LOC110265891 gene encoding uncharacterized protein LOC110265891 encodes MDRLVTFVYHHMGCLKKVRDGNVIYEGGLVTEIHRVNVETCNLFFVEGLFLDLGYPGYNEAYWLEPGFELGQGLRVLRTDAEVMRMCESAIKNDNTVHLYFDHPIDANPEIINDDVVSSGSSESVVEVNPPGDERETEVVSEKTGEVNQLSKALTVVVKKTLNEVVTEKGVDVNESEAGEGGVMNEDVNHGNGDKETKQPAAPEKVVKRVRKRHPRPPPSGLSQERRAAESEQPEGDPLEAETVNEQTYERNDDDAHVANEGANNEEPLVDEMRAEEAATQNAGGVNLEEPVVDDLRAEETATENAAGKHIISVLLQHFLINIA; translated from the exons ATGGATCGTTTAGTTACGTTTGTGTATCATCACATGGGTTGCTTGAAAAAGGTTAGAGATGGGAATGTGATATACGAAGGGGGTTTAGTCACTGAGATACACAGGGTGAATGTGGAGAcatgtaatttattttttgttgaggGGTTGTTTTTAGACCTGGGTTACCCTGGATATAATGAGGCGTATTGGCTAGAACCTGGTTTCGAATTAGGTCAGGGTCTTAGAGTACTAAGGACAGATGCTGAAGTGATGAGGATGTGTGAGAGTGCAATTAAAAACGACAACACTGTCCATCTCTACTTTGATCACCCTATTGATGCCAACCCTGAAATCATTAATGACGATGTGGTGTCTTCTGGTAGCAGTGAGAGTGTGGTTGAGGTCAATCCACCCGGTGATGAGAGGGAAACTGAAGTTGTGAGTGAGAAAACTGGCGAGGTTAATCAGTTGAGTAAGGCTTTAACAGTTGTTGTGAAGAAGACTTTGAATGAAGTTGTGACTGAGAAGGGTGTTGATGTTAACGAGTCGGAGGCCGGAGAGGGTGGTGTTATGAATGAAGATGTGAATCACGGGAATGGGGATAAAGAGACTAAGCAACCTGCAGCTCCAGAAAAAGTTGTTAAGAGGGTGAGAAAGAGGCATCCAAGACCACCACCCAGTGGTTTATCACAAGAAAGGAGAGCTGCTGAATCTGAACAGCCTGAGGGTGATCCTCTAGAAGCTGAAACAGTAAATGAACAAACATAtgagaggaatgatgatgatgcaCATGTTGCCAATGAAGGTGCTAACAATGAAGAACCATTGGTGGATGAGATGAGGGCAGAGGAAGCAGCTACTCAGAATGCAGGAG GTGTTAACCTTGAAGAACCAGTGGTGGATGACTTGAGGGCAGAGGAAACAGCTACAGAAAATGCAGCAGGTAAACATATTATTTCTGTTTTGTTACAGCATTTTTTGATAAATATTGCATGA
- the LOC107610288 gene encoding uncharacterized protein LOC107610288 has translation MLQREAQEWFKVEYDISVNERMMYRAMDKAKDVIEGTEKDQYLRLRDYLNEIIKANPGSRANMGTTPQQEGLPRFRNLYVCLAACKQGFKAGCRPFIVLDGTFLKGYFGGQLLTAVGQDANNQLFPIAYGVVDAETQENWRFFLEELHTDIGDYNENGWVFMFDQQKGLIPALQDVMPGVKHRFCCMHMWRNMNKRWKDKELKGAFWQCAKATTDQEFKDAMANVKRINK, from the exons ATGTTACAAAGGGAGGCACAGGAGTGGTTTAAGGTGGAGTATGACATCTCAGTTAATGAGAGGATGATGTACAGGGCTATGGATAAGGCCAAAGATGTTATTGAAGGAACGGAAAAGGATCAATACCTGAGACTTAGAGACTATCTGAATGAGATCATCAAGGCTAATCCTGGGTCAAGAGCCAACATGGGGACAACTCCACAGCAGGAAGGGTTGCCTAGATTTAGGAACTTGTATGTATGTTTGGCTGCTTGCAAGCAAGGATTTAAAGCAGGGTGCAGACCCTTCATAGTGTTAGATGGGACGTTTCTGAAAGGGTACTTTGGAGGGCAGTTACTAACAGCAGTAGGTCAGGACGCTAATAACCAGCTATTTCCAATTGCATATGGTGTTGTCGATGCAGAAACTCAGGAAAATTGGAGATTCTTTCTCGAGGAGTTACATACTGACATAGGGGACTATAATGAGAATGGCTGGGTGTTCATGTTCGACCAGCAAAAG GGATTGATACCAGCATTACAGGATGTGATGCCAGGTGTAAAGCACAGATTTTGTTGTATGCATATGTGGAGAAATATGAACAAACGATGGAAGGATAAGGAGCTTAAGGGAGCATTCTGGCAATGTGCAAAAGCAACTACTGATCAAGAATTCAAGGATGCAATGGCTAATGTAAAAAGGATCAATAAATAG
- the LOC110265892 gene encoding mucin-7-like, producing the protein MEAAHAAHVADEENLTQNHPQSQPDENTEADLSTTTTAAPPNAATTPATSSGPAPPVAARPIEPTPPIPPTRGRGRTIRRGRPPTSTAPQTRVASHDAGSNCQIPATPTNAAGPSTGPGSMSQGPLGRPTLQAQYSASSRPPTVTRETMAAANPATQSRFTGFMSTPSLKKKKPSASIKK; encoded by the exons ATGGAGGCTGCACATGCTGCACATGTTGCAGATGAGGAAAACCTCACTCAAAACCACCCACAGAGTCAACCTGATGAG AACACTGAGGCTGATTTGTCTACCACAACAACTGCTGCACCCCCTAATGCAGCCACTACACCAGCAACCAGCTCAGGACCAGCACCTCCAGTGGCAGCAAGGCCAATAGAGCCAACACCACCAATACCACCAACAAGAGGCAGAGGCAGGACCATTCGAAGAGGAAGACCCCCAACCTCAACAGCACCTCAAACTAGGGTTGCCAGCCATGATGCTGGGTCTAATTGTCAGATCCCAGCCACACCAACCAATGCTGCAGGACCAAGTACTGGGCCTGGGTCAATGTCACAAGGTCCTTTGGGTAGGCCCACTCTGCAAGCCCAATATTCAGCATCCTCTAGGCCACCAACTGTGACTAGGGAAACCATGGCAGCAGCAAACCCAGCCACACAGAGCAGGTTCACAGGCTTCATGTCCACCCCATccttgaagaagaaaaagccTTCAGCAAGCATCAAGAAGTGA